CCACCACTCGCCGTAGTAGACGGCGTCGGCCGACATGGCGAACGCGTTGAGCACGCGCGCGGGGTTCACCACCTCGGCGAGGTAGGCGAGCACGTTGAGCGCGAGCAGCGTCCAGGTGACGAACGGCGTGGTGACCGGACGTCCGCCGAAGGCCGCCTGGCCGTGCCGAACCGTCTTGTTGCCCTCACGCACGCACTCGACGCACTGGTGGCCGACCGAGGCGACCCGCATGCAGTCGGGACAGATCGGCTTCTCGCAGCGCTGGCAGCGTACGTACGTCTCGCGGTCGGGGTGACGGTAACAGGTCGGGATGTGGTCGCCTGGCGCCTCGTCACGAGGCGCCGGCGGGCCCGGGTGGTCTGGCTGAGTGGTCATCGCCGGTGGAGGCTCCTTCGCCTGTGCGCTTATCCACAGACTGCCACCCTAATGACCACGCCGGGTGCTCGGTGCCGTGCGGCGGGCCGGACCGCGGCCCGCCGTGCCGGCGTGCGGCCGTTCCCGGCCGTTCACGCCGTCGCTCAGGTGGTGACGCGCTCGATCACGACCTCCTGCAGCACGACGTCCACCACGGGACGCTCGCCGCGGGTCTGGGTCTTGGCGATGGCGTCCACGACGTCGGCACCCTCGACGACCTCACCGAAGATCGTGTGCTTGCCGTTGAGGTGCGGCGTCGGCACGACCGTGATGAAGAACTGCGAGCCGTTGGTGCCGCGGCCGAAACGCTTGCCGGCGTTCGCCATGGCCAGCAGGTAGGGCCGGCTGAACTGCAGGTCGGGGTGGATCTCGTCGTCGAACGCGTACCCAGGGCCGCCGATGCCTTGGCCGAGCGGGTCACCACCCTGGATCATGAAGCCGTCGATCACCCGGTGGAAGATCGTGCCGTTGTACAGGCTCTCGTCCTTCTTCTTCTCCCCCGTCTCGGGATGGGTCCACTCACGGGTGCCTTCGGCCAGCTCGACGAAGTTGCGCACGGTCTTCGGCGCGTGGTTCGGGAGGAGCCGCACCTTGATGTCCCCGAGGGTCGTCTTGAGCTTCGCGAACAGGTTCTCGGCCATGGTCGCAACCCCTTCTACTCGCCCGGATGAACGAGCGCAAACGATCGGATTTTATCTGCTGTGGCTGGTCAGCCTATCGGCCATCCTCCCACGGGCCGCAGGATTGAGGTGCTTTCGAGCGGGAAGGTGAGCGTGCAGGGCCCCACGGATAGGGGAGGTTGGCGTGTCCCTGACATTGAGAAAACGCCGTGTCTCGCTGGCGATGCCGAGGACACGGATGGCGCAGGCGAAGTCCCGCGCGTTGCGTACGGCGGAGCGGATCGGCCCGATGGCGACCACCGCCAAGGAGACCGCGGCGCTGCGCATCGAAGACGCACGGGTGTGGGCCGCACCGCGGCTCGACCGGGCCGCTCATTCGGTCGAGGAGGACATCGCTCCGAAGGTGAGCGCGTTCCTCGCGACCGCCGCGGAGCGGATCGATCCGGCGCCTACGACGCGACGGCGTGGCCGCTGGTCGATGATCGCGTTGATCGCGGGTTGCGCGGCCTGCGCGGCAGGCATCGTGATGTACCGCAACAACACTCGCAAGTGGGCCGATTCCATGAAGGACTCCGCGGCCGACGCCACCCGGTGGACCGCCGCGCGAGCCGGCGAGGACTCCGAGATGAGCGACGCGCGGACCGAAGAGGGGACGCCGCGGGCCTACTGACCTCGCGGCGTCGGACGACGGCGGTGCCCCCGGTGAGAGCCGGGGGCACCGCCGTGTCCGGAGCGGCCGGTTCCCGGCGGGAACCGGCGATCCGTCAGGACTATCGAGGCGTCGCGTGGGCAGCGAGAGTGCGTGTCACACACCCCTGCTTCCGACGCCTCCTCCTCGGATGCCTCGACGCGTCCCGAGACCACGGAGGCCACCGTGGGCTCACGTCACCCCGGTGGGTTCCCCGCCGTCGAGGACACGCCACCTCCCGCGTCCCGGGAGGAAGACACGGGGGTGACCGCCATACGCGCGGTGACCCTCGACGAGGACGACCAGCCGTTCGGACGGCCCGGACGTCCCCTGCGCAGCAACCCCTTCATGTTCGGCCTGACCGCCGCGCTCGGCGTGCTGACGGCCTGGCTGCTGGTGCAGGCGATCGCCGGCGCGGGCTCGGCCCTCGTGCTGATCGTCATCTCGCTGTTCCTCGCGGTCGGGCTGAACCCCGCCGTCGAGGCCCTGCAGAACAGGAACGTGCCGAGGCGGCTCGCCATCACCATCGTGTTCCTCGGCGTCATCGGTGTGTTCGTGGGGTTCGGCCTCGCCATCGTGCCGCCGCTCACCGAGCAGACCACGGGGTTCATCAAGCAACTGCCGGAGTACGTGCAGCAGGTGCAGAACCACCCGCTGATCCGGTCGGTGGACCAGCAGTACCAGGTGCTGGACAAGGTGCAGAGCTACATCACGAGCGGGAACCTGGCGAGCCAGATGTTCGGCGGACTGCTCGGCGTGGCCGGCGTGGTGCTCAGCGCGGTGTTCAGCGCGCTGACCATTCTGGTGCTCACGCTGTACTTCCTCGGCTCGCTGAACTCCCTCAAGGAGACGGGGTACCGCCTGGTGCCGCGCTCGCGGCGCACCCGTGTGCAGCTGCTCGGCGACGAGATCATCAAGCAGATCGGCGGCTACGTCGCCGGCAACCTCATCATCTCCGTGATCGCCGGTGTGGTGACGTACATCTTCCTGGCGATACTCGACGTGCCGTACGCTCTCGCGCTCGCGTTGTTCGTCGCGGTGACCGACCTCATCCCGATGGTGGGTGCGGTGATCGGCGCCGCGGTGGCGACCGGTGTGGGGTTCCTGACCTCACCGCAGGCGGGGATCGCCTGCCTGATCTTCTTCGTGATCTACCAGCAGATCGAGAACTACGTGATCTCGCCGCCGGTCTTCAAGTCGTCGGTGGACGTGCCGCCGATCGCGACCATCGTCGGTGCGCTGATCGGCGGCACACTCCTCGGCATCGTCGGCGCGCTGCTCGGCATCCCGCTGGCCGCCGCGTTGATGCTCATCGTCCGCGAGGTCGTGTTCCCCCGCCAGGAACGGCTGTGAGCCGCCGGTCCCGCTGATACGGCCGGCCACCGTCCCCCTGCTCGGCGGCCCGCTTGCGGCGCTTGCGCATCACGAACCATCCGATCCCGAGCACGACCATGCCGATAGGCGTACGGGCGAGCCAGCGGGTGACGAAGAGTTGCAGAATCCGTTTCACGATCCCTCCTCGTTGCGTCACCGCCCCCTACCCGCCGCACCGGCGAACATTCCGTCACCCAGCGGCGTCAGGCCGTCCCCGCGGTCAGATCGTCCACTTCTGATTGGCCCATCCGTTGCAGTCCCACAGCTGGACCTTGGCCCCGTTACCGCCGACGCCGCCGAGGTCGGCGTCCAGGCATTTGCCGTTGTAGAGGCTGTAGACGGTGTGGCTGACCGCGTCGTAGACCCACTTCTGGTTGCTCCAGCCGTTGCAGTCCCAGAGCTGGACCTTGGTGCCGTTGCTCCCGATCGTGTTGAGGTCGGCGTCCAGGCATCGGCCGTTGTACTCGCTCTTGATCGTGTGGGTGCGCACGTCGTACGTCCATTTCTGGTTGTTCATCGTGTGGCACTTCCACAGCTGGACCTTGGTGCCGTTGCTCCCGATCGTGTTGAGGTCGGCGTCCAGGCACTGCCAGTTGGAATGGTTGCGGATCTGCACGGTCGCCTTGGCGGCGGCGAGCCCGGTCGAACCCGCGACGATCACGGCGCAGCCGGACACCACGGTGAGCACCCGGGCGGCCCTGATGAGGTTGCGACGCACTCTGCCTGTTCTCCCCTCGGACGATTACTGTCGGTAGTCGAACCTACACGCGCCGATGAGGGCTCGTGACGGCGACACGTCGGGGAGATCGGCTGACCGGGCCGTGCCGGACGGCCCGGTGGCCTCACATGTTGATCATGTGACCCGCGAGCCCGTGCACGGCCTCCTTGATCGCCTCACCGAGGGTCGGATGTGCGTGCACATTGCGTGCGACCTCGTGCACCGTGAGATCCCACTGCTGCGCGAGCGTCAGCTCAGGCAGCAGCTCGGTCACCTCGGGCCCGATCAGGTGCGCGCCGATCAGCTCGCCGTACTTCTCGTCGCTGAGCAGCTTGACGAAGCCGGTGGCGTCCCCGAGGCCGTGCGCCTTGGCGTTCGCGGTGAACGGGAACTTCGCGACCTTCACCGCGAAACCCTTCTCCCTGGCCTGCGCCTCGGTGTAGCCGAAGCTCGCGATCTGCGGCTGGCAGTACGTCGCCCTCGGGATCATCACGTAGTCGAGCTCCATCGTCTCGGCATCCGCGATGGTCTCGGCGGCGACGATGCCCATCGCCTCGGCGGCGTGCGCGAGCATGAGCTTGGCGGTGACGTCGCCGATGGCGAAGATGTGCGGCACGTTCGTCCGGCACCGGCCGTCGACGTCGATGGCGCCGCGCTCGGTCAGGCGCACACCGGTGGTCTCCAGCCCGTAGCCCTCGACCCGAGGCTGGAAGCCGATGGCCTGCATCACCTTGTCCGCCTCAAGGGTGCGCCGCTCGCCGTCGCGCGACACCTCGACCCTGACCTTGCCGCCGGACTCGTCGATGGACTCCACGCGGGTGGAGGTCAGCACCTCGATGCCGAGCCGCTTGTAGCGGCGGGCCAGCTCGGCGGACACCTCCTCGTCCTCCAGGGGGACGAGCCGGTCG
The window above is part of the Sphaerisporangium rubeum genome. Proteins encoded here:
- a CDS encoding peptidylprolyl isomerase; this translates as MAENLFAKLKTTLGDIKVRLLPNHAPKTVRNFVELAEGTREWTHPETGEKKKDESLYNGTIFHRVIDGFMIQGGDPLGQGIGGPGYAFDDEIHPDLQFSRPYLLAMANAGKRFGRGTNGSQFFITVVPTPHLNGKHTIFGEVVEGADVVDAIAKTQTRGERPVVDVVLQEVVIERVTT
- a CDS encoding AI-2E family transporter, producing the protein MGSRHPGGFPAVEDTPPPASREEDTGVTAIRAVTLDEDDQPFGRPGRPLRSNPFMFGLTAALGVLTAWLLVQAIAGAGSALVLIVISLFLAVGLNPAVEALQNRNVPRRLAITIVFLGVIGVFVGFGLAIVPPLTEQTTGFIKQLPEYVQQVQNHPLIRSVDQQYQVLDKVQSYITSGNLASQMFGGLLGVAGVVLSAVFSALTILVLTLYFLGSLNSLKETGYRLVPRSRRTRVQLLGDEIIKQIGGYVAGNLIISVIAGVVTYIFLAILDVPYALALALFVAVTDLIPMVGAVIGAAVATGVGFLTSPQAGIACLIFFVIYQQIENYVISPPVFKSSVDVPPIATIVGALIGGTLLGIVGALLGIPLAAALMLIVREVVFPRQERL
- a CDS encoding DUF6203 family protein, with the protein product MTQRGGIVKRILQLFVTRWLARTPIGMVVLGIGWFVMRKRRKRAAEQGDGGRPYQRDRRLTAVPGGGTRPRGR
- a CDS encoding ricin-type beta-trefoil lectin domain protein, translating into MRRNLIRAARVLTVVSGCAVIVAGSTGLAAAKATVQIRNHSNWQCLDADLNTIGSNGTKVQLWKCHTMNNQKWTYDVRTHTIKSEYNGRCLDADLNTIGSNGTKVQLWDCNGWSNQKWVYDAVSHTVYSLYNGKCLDADLGGVGGNGAKVQLWDCNGWANQKWTI
- the lpdA gene encoding dihydrolipoyl dehydrogenase, whose protein sequence is MSAHFNVVVVGAGPGGYVAAIRAAQLGLSVAVVEERYWGGVCLNVGCIPSKALLRNAELAHLFTREAKTFGIQVQGEVTFDYSVAFSRSRKVADGRVKGVHYLMKKNGIAEYDGRGTFTGPNSLQVATAGGTETVTFDNCVIATGATTRLLPGTSVSERVVTYEEQILSDTLPESIVIAGAGAIGVEFAYVLSAYGVKVTIVEFLDRLVPLEDEEVSAELARRYKRLGIEVLTSTRVESIDESGGKVRVEVSRDGERRTLEADKVMQAIGFQPRVEGYGLETTGVRLTERGAIDVDGRCRTNVPHIFAIGDVTAKLMLAHAAEAMGIVAAETIADAETMELDYVMIPRATYCQPQIASFGYTEAQAREKGFAVKVAKFPFTANAKAHGLGDATGFVKLLSDEKYGELIGAHLIGPEVTELLPELTLAQQWDLTVHEVARNVHAHPTLGEAIKEAVHGLAGHMINM